The sequence GCAGAACCTTTAGCAGTTATGACTAAACTTGGGTCGATTGAGAAAAACGTGAAGCTTACACATGAAAGTACTAAAAAGAATTTTGGTTCGGAATTTGTAATAGCTGGGGATGAGCGTGCAGAGAAAAAGCAAAAGGGAGATAAGTTGAAGAAGTTAACAAAGAATAACAAGTTATGGAAAAATTACTTGAAAAAGAGAAACCGAAGAAAAGTTAATAAAGGAGTACTTTGGATCTGGAAACTTAAGGTACGTACAcgcatccttttttttttcattttaccgCAACCGCAAGTGTTTTTGTAAAAGAACTGCTTAGTTTAAACTAGGATGTATCTGGTTTCATCCTGTTAAAAAATGAAACCTATGTGCTTGTCTGAAATTGGATGAACTTGTTTAAATGCAACGACTGCGTTTGGAAATGCAAGAGAGGTGAATTCAACTTATATATTATTGCAGAACACATCCAACAACTTATTTTGAATCAACCATTGGTGAACACTATTTTAGAGTTCAAAATGACAAAATGGAGACAAATGTTTCAATCTGGCGGTGATACCAATGGATACTTAAAGTCGATCTTTCTCAGTGTGCTTGCATGGGTAATTTTAACATTTCAATccatttttttgtttcctttttgtttttagtAGAATGGATGAACTAAGTTGTGCAATTTATTTTCAGTGTAATGTCATTGTGGGAGATGAGACGAAGGCGACAAAGATGATAGATGCTGAACTGGAGAATATTGATGTCAATACACATCACTTGTTCATCCCGATGCTGAACGAGAAAGACCATTTCACATTGCTTCACTTTGACATCCCAGAAAGATCTTGGACACACTACAATTCTCTCCTAGGTTCTATATACTGTTTAGAGGATGCAAAAATGATAGCGCAAAGAGTAAATCAGGTTCTTAGCTGTCTCCTTAAAAGTAGTAGTATGGATGATATTGAAGTCGTCGTGAAAACGGATTGTCCACAACAGGGAGAAAGGTAGGTCATTGACTCTTTGACATTTGTTATTGTGTTTTTTTCCTTTTCGTTTATAATATACAAACTGAAACGAAGTTTGAACTGAAATTACATAATCGTTTGTTTTGCAGTCCTAACTCTGTAATGTATGTTATCTACTTCATGGAGTGGGCGATGACAAATGGTTACTCATTTCAAGGCAAAGAAACTCTAAGAGAGAAGATCAGCACAAGGCGAATATATCTCGCATATGAAATCCTCAATGATGAAAGAAGTTTAGCAAAAAATATTTTTAGGTTGTTTAGTTTAGCAAAAAATATTCGTTCATTTTACTAAGCTTCACGTTTTTCTCAATCGACCCAAGTTTAGTCATAAGTGCTAGAGGTTCTACTGCAACAATTTATTCTTCGACAATTTCTGCTAGAGGTTCTGCTTCGGGAATCTCATCAGCAACGTCAATGTTTGCATGAACAACATCCTCAACATATGGATTTACGGCTTCAGTAGTTTCATCTGCCACGCGAGCGTCTTCAGGAACAGTACCCCCACATTTTTGTTCATCTCTTGAGTGATTTCAAGATAGAAAAAATTATGAGGTGTACGAACAACAACTTGAAGAGGTGAAGCTTGCGGAGTTTCCAGTTGATGCTTGAGTTGCCCTTTCAACACTTCCACTTGACTTTGCAAGTCCAAGATTGTCTTATCCTTTACTTCCAACTCAACATCCTTTGCTTCCAACTCGACATCCCTTGCTCCTAATTCAGCATTCAAGTGAGAGATaatcttgtctttctcttctagTTCATTCTTCAACTTGGAAATCTCGTCTTCATCTTTGTTAATTTCTTCCTCATCAAATAAGTATAATGTTTCTCCTCTTCACTCCAGCTACCAACAAAATCAACAACCTGCAAATACGTAAACATAGATTTTCCATTTCAGATAACACATGATGTAGCTTGGTTTTCTGGTTTTCATCCAGTAATAACAtatgatgtaactggtttcatccagtgaGAAAAGGGATAGATTTTTACGTGATTGTTTGAAACTCGCCTCGATATCGCAAGATACTTGATACAAGTCCCATCTTGCAAACCTTGGCCACCCATCATTTTCGACTTTCCTATTAATGCCTTTCATATGTTCAAACATCCATGTTAAATGAGGAGGAGGGTATTTTAGTAAACGGTATTTCAGAATAAGTTAATGACGTTTTATTTAAAAGTGTTAAATCCGATGCAAAAGGAACATTTTGTAAGTCAAGTTTTAAAGTGTGATCGATTTGCGAATCAATAACACCCTACATTTTCGGTCGTAGTCACTCAATAAGACCCTTGTTGGGTCAGTGTACCTGTTCTTTTTAAGAGGTGTTTGGTCACACGACCGTGACCCCTTGTGACCCTCATTAATCACCCTctaactctcaatcaaaatctGTGTCAGATTCAAAATCTCGAAACATTTCCCGCATTTCTGAGTTCCTCGAGTCTCCAAACTTTTCATTAAAAATTTCTTCGTCATATCCGATGAATAATAGTATTTCGTATTCATTTTAGCCTGTTTGAGTTTGAATCAGTATTCGAGGTCTCTTCATGAGATTCCTAACGCGGAAAATTAAATTTATCCATAAATGGTTTGTCTCCTATTTTCGCAACTACCACTATAactgcctagtaaatcttcttcatATCTGCAAAAATTGTGAgctcaaaaccctaaaaccctggCTAATATCTCGGATGGAACTCTCATTACCGTctatgtttctgctgctgttgttgttgcctCTTGTTCAAGCTTCAGACAGTCTTTTGTCTCCAAAAGGTGTTAATTATGAAGGTGAAATGACGGTCTTCACTTAAACCATATGTTTGAAGTATTGGTTGTGGGGATACAaatggaaaattttgaaatctgagTTGTGTAAATGACTTGCAGTTGCAGCATTGATCTCAATGAAGAGTAAGTTGAGAGATAGTGAGGATGGTTGGCATGTTCTTGATGGATGGGATATTAATTCTGTGGATCCTTGTACTTGGAACATGGTTGGATGCTCTTCTGAGGGTTTTGTAATTTCTCTGTAAGTTGTTTATTTGAATTCATTTTGAAGACTAATAGTAGTACATTTTATTTGGTGTGTTTTGTAAAtgggatttttatttatttttgtgcttGATTGCAGTGAAATGGCTAGTAAGGGTTTATCTGGTACTCTGTCTCCTAGCATTGGCAATCTGAGTCGCCTTCAGACAATGTGAGTTGTTGCTTCAGAGGCTGATTTCCTTTCCTTGTTGATTAAGACTTACATAGTTTGTAATCTGTTTAGCTtgacaaaagaaacaaaatttaaaattttggaCTTCTAAATGGAGTTCATTAATGCTCCAGAAACATTATAACTGTTTTCCAGGTCTGTCCACTTATGGCATCTCATAGAGAAAGTCCTTGTTAGTATATTTACTACGCATTCGGTATAATTAGCCATGATCTATGTCATTCAAGAGGAAGATATCATTGATCCTGATTTCTGATAATTAACTAATATCGCTACTTAATCATGTTTCAGTTTGTACAAGTCATTTTGACCATTTGTTCAACTGTTCTCTAACATTTTACATAACAAGCCACTCACGGTTATCTTAACACGCGAGTGAGATTTGGTGGATATTTAGTTCCTTTTCAGTAGTTGCCAAGAACAAAATGGTGCTTGCTAAATCACCTAATAGCATACAGTCCAGTAATTGAGCTTTTATCTTGAGCTTTACTTGTAGTGCAACCATGGGCTTGCTTCATTTTCGTGGTTAATAATAATCtgcttttataagaaaaataattttcatCTTAAAGGTTGAAGCGTTATCCATCTTTGCCAATGATCTACTATCAAAATTTTGTGTTACTAGTAATCCCCTACACATTGTTTACAATTGCTAGAGCATACAAATAAAACTCTATTGCAAGCAGGTTATTACAGAATAATTTACTATCTGGTCCTATACCGCCAGAGATTGGGAAGCTCTCAAAGCTGCAGACACTCGACCTCTCTGGTAACCAGTTAGTTGGTGAAATTCCGAGCTCTTTGGGCAGTCTGACACATCTAAGTTACTTGTATGTATTATCTTCAAGTTGCAACTACTTTTTAATCTTTCTAAGCATGAGAACATTGTCTGTCATATATAGTTAAATTAATGTGATGCTTTTTAACAAGGCTATTTTTCAGGCGGCTCAGCTGGAACAAGCTGTCTGGTCTGATACCCCAATCTGTTGCGAATCTCGCAGGTCTTTCTTTCCTGTATGTGTTCTATCATGTCAAACAGTTGAAGTGCCCATTTCATTTGATAATTTGTAACAGGAAACTTATACGAAGTTAATGTTCCAGGGATCTCTCGTTTAATAATCTGCCTGGTCCTGCTCCAGTTATACTAGCGAAAGGTTACAGGTGAGATATGAAATGATTTGTTTCCTCAAGGAAAAATCGGAAACAGTTATGAGTCAGTTATTATATAAATGGTACCTCGTTTTTGAAATGCCATGTTCTAGCGTCATATGTTGTTTGTAAAACCCATGGCTGAATTGTTCATATATCTTCTCCATGGGATAACCAATTCTCTCCATGGGATAACCAATCCTCTGAACCAAGCTAATCATATATAATTTGAGCTCAGATGCCACCTTTTGATTGAAAGACGGCCTCTGGCCATAATTGTGTCGAAAAATGAATAGAAGGCCAGGCCTGTTAGAGAAATAATATCTGAACGCTAACTCCTTATCTACAATATAAACAGATTGTATTCTGAGAATCAGTTGGATGCATCCCAAACCACACCTCCTGTTATAAAAGGGATGTCTTACTGAGAGCAGTTGACACTGACTGATATATAGATGGCAGAAACTACTATTGACTTAAAAATCACTCGCCAAAGATAGTTTTTCAGTAACAAACCTATGCGGCTGTAACCTGTTCCTTGGATTTTGAAAATTATTAAATTAGCATGACTTAGATTAGATCTAACAAATACCTATCTGATAGATATGAAGGAAACAATGGGACTTTTCTCTTTCAGTTTACGGGTTTGTTACTGAGATGCTTAGTCCAGAAGTGGCATGATCTCGATTTTGGTTGTTCTACAGTATCGATCAATGAATAAAAGTTATTTTCATACTTTGAGAATGTATATGCATGCATAGGAATCTTAATTTGAAACTGTTTCTATTCTTCCACCGGTGCACTCACTTCTTTATGTCTCTTTGTAGTGTTGCAGGAAATAGCTTACTATGTGCATCATCACTCCCACAAACTTGCATGAATATTCTAAAGCCAGTCAGAGGTAACCTTTTAGCATGAATATTATGTAGGTTTGATACAACCATTTCTGTATTCGCGTGACATGTCTACATTGTGATTTGCTTTCAGAAAATAATTTGTCACAAAAAGCCAGTGGTCAACATCGATGGCTTGTTCCAGTAGTTATAGGCATCGGTTGCTTATTTGTGGTGTCTCTGGTCCTGATCATTAGTTGGGTCTATTGGATCAGATGGCGTGTCCCATTTGCATCTTATGGTACTTCCGCTGTCAGATATTTATTTGATATGTGTTTGCTGGTTGTGGTAGAATATCTAATTATTAGTTAATTAATTTACTTTGCAGTGCAGCAAGATTATGAGTTTGGTATGGGCCATCTTAAGAGGTTCTCATTTCGTGAACTCCGAAGAGCCACTAATAATTTTAGCCCCAAGAATATTTTGGGGCATGGTGGTTTTGGTGTGGTGTACAAAGGATGCCTACGGAATAAGACTCTTGTGGCAGTCAAACGATTGAAGGATCCCAATTTTACTGGGGATGTGCAGTTTCAAACGGAAGTTGAGATGATTGGCTTGGCTTTTCATCGGAACCTCTTGCGTCTCTATGGTTTCTGTATGACATCTAACGAACGATTGCTTGTTTGTCCGTATATGCCAAATGGAAGTGTTGCAGATCGCTTGAGAGGTTCTTATTTTCTTTACTTTTGTGTTTCCGGTGaacattgcattccttagttatgcGTGTCAATTGAAAAAACATAATATTGCAATTTTGTTTTACCAAAATATAACTCTCATTACGGGAAACCTCGTCTTGAGAGGAAGAATAATTCTTCATCCTATTGTGATACCAAAAATTGATGAACTTCATCTAAACTAGTCGACACTTCTTACTGTTTTGCCCAAACAATAAGCTATCTGACTGTTGCAGTATACTTATTCATTAAGAGGAGGAATACTTCTGAGTTGGAAAACTTTTCTCTTATTGAATTCATCATGAGATTGGTTAAGTTGATAGAAACCATATTAGTTTTCATTATGATCTGTTATGATAACCTTTAATAACCAAACTTGTTCATAACATTGGCTTTTCTCATCCCAATCATGTTGGCAAACATATCGAAATGCTAAAGAAAAAGTGATTTGCACTTTTTTTTCCTTGGATCGTCTGTATAGTATCATCAATTGCAAAGATCTCATCATGCTGCTTACTCTGTCCTTGTGACTGTGCAGATCCTTGCCATGATAAGCCATCCTTGGATTGGAGCAGACGAATGCAGATTGCCCTTGGAGCTGCCCGAGGACTGTTTTACTTACACGAACAGTGCAATCCTAAAATCATCCACAGGGATGTCAAAGCTGCAAATATTTTACTAGATGAAAGTTTTGAGGCTGTAGTTGGGGATTTTGGTCTGGCGAAGCTCTTAGATGAGAGGGATTCGCATGTCACCACTGCAGTACGGGGCACTGTAGGACATATTGCTCCTGAGTATCTTTCTACGGGGCAGTCATCTGAGAAGACTGATGTTTTTGGATTTGGCATCCTACTGTTAGAGCTCATAACAGGGCAGAAGGCCTTATATGCTGGAAATGGTCAGGTTCAGAAAGGAATGATTCTCGATTGGGTATGTATCCTTTCGCTGTGTTCTGTGGGTGCATTTATTCCTTTCGATATATATATCCTGATAATTATGGACCTGTCACAAATTAGAGGTACGTAAAATCATACTATAGGTGTGTGGGAGATTTTTGCACTATGCAAATGGCATAAAAAGGCCTTCATTTGGTAGGGAGCAAGTGTTAGATTCACAAGTAGTTTGAATCAAGCCTTTCAAATATCAGTCAAGAATGGTGCACAAATTTGCAGCACCTGCTGAAAATTTAAACATTCACCACAGTTGTTCCTCTCTATTGCTCTCCAAAATAATTTTTAATCCTTATATCACATTAAAAGTACGGTCATACCATTTTTCTTTCCAAGTAAATCTTGCGAAACCACTGCAAAACAACTTCATGATCTAGGTAAACCTATAGCGGAACCACTATGGATTCTTTAACCGAGCTGATATTGaacaagaaactctttcttggatTAGTTGACACGTTTAATATTATGAGATGGTTAACATCAAGCAATACGGTGAAACAGTATTTCGTTCTAGAGCTAAGTTGGCTGTTCTTATAGTTTATTAAATGGGAAGTATCAGAAGAAAATTATGATTGCAAATTCTGCTTATAGGACTGCTTATAGGAAATTGCTTATATGTGTACAGGTTAGGACGTTGCACGAGGAAAAAAGGTTGGAAGTGTTGGTGGGTAAAGACCTAAATGGTAGTTTTGATTCAGTTATGCTGGAAACAATTGTGGATGTCTCCTTGCACTGCACTCTGCCACATCCTAACCAGCGGCCAAAGATGTCAGATGTTCTCAAGGTTTTGGAAGGAGTAACAGGACCTGAAATTCCAGACGATGATTCCAGTGGAACCCTTTACGAGGGAAGGGACTGTAGTTTCTCTAGAAATTACAGTGTGCTGGGAGAATCATCGTTTATCATTGAAGCCATTGAGCTGTCAGGACCTAGGTGATAAAGAAAAACCATTTACTGCCGGCATctatcatttttatttattaatttttacaGTAACTTACTTGTGTAAGTTATTTTCATCTTGTAAATTCATTTTGGTGTTATTATATATATGTTTACAAGTAATCCACACAAAATTCTTTAGCTAATATGACTGGCAAGATGAACGGTAAGGATTTGGTCTCTTAGGAACCATCTATCAACGGCCAAAAACAGGTCTTACACGTCATAGTGACCTGAGTCCCTTTTTCCTAAATTGAGAATAAGTCAGAATTCGAATAGCAAACTGAAACGCGGACAGTTGTAAATAAAGCTCTCTTTCTCTCTGCTTTCTAGTTTGCATCAAACAGTCGAAGCAATTTCTTCTCTGAATCTATTCTTCTCGAATTCGTCTAACAGGAATTCTTTTTTAAGTTCTTACAGACTTCCGATACTTCAACGCAATAAGGCATGTCTTTTTTTCCTCTCTACTTTTCTTGCTTATTGTTAATTTGTTTGTCTTTGATAAATTCTGTTCTGAATCTTCTGATGCTGTTTATTAACATGCTAATAATTCTTGCAAGATGATGAATATTCAttaaaaaatttatttgaatttctcTGATACTCATCATTCAACTAACACAGCCTTTAAGATGAATAGCTATAGAAATTCTGTTCTGTCAAGGTGCAAAAGTGACCCTTTTTGTAATTTCCGTCCTAGCCCTAGACCTGCTATTCTTACTCAAAATAGGGTTCAGTAAAGACTACATTCAAAACCAAGTGTTGATGAAACTCTAAACATAAGGCGTTGGAGGGCTGCACATTGAGTCGAAACGGCGGGTAAGGCTGGGTATTGTGCAGCCCTGCCTGGACTCCCATATGGTTCAGGCTTTATATTAGTGCGACAAACTTTTCTGCAGACCATTGTCGGTTGGATATTATTTGCACAACTGTTTGGTTTGTCATATACTTTTAACTGATATATGTTTCTTATTTATGTGATGGAACAGAAATGTATGAAAATTCTGGAGGACAATCTGGAGGGGCTCCAAGATCATTTAACATACCTGACCCATTTGAAGGAACTCAATTTTCTGGAGCTCAACTCATGAGAGCTGGATTAGGTGCATACGGAGAACAACTCTTGGGCACGAGTTCTGAGTATGTACAAAGCAATGTATGTAGTCATACACCAGACTTTCTTTCATTGGTTGAAAATGCATGAATGTGTATTCTTATTATTCACACTTGTGGTTATATGTTGTGCAGATAAGCGGCATAAGTCGGTACTTCTCTGAATCACAATACTACTTCCAAGTAAATGACCGATATGTGAGAAacaagttgaagattattctattCCCATTCTTTCACCGGGTAAGCACACGATCAACTAGTTTTTAACTTTCTCCGCGTTCAatgttttttcttctaattctcaTTCTTCTCAACTTGTTTTCTGTTCAGGGTTACTGGACAAGGATAACAGAACCAGTTGGTGGAAGACTCTCATACAAACCTCCAATTCACGATATAAACGCTCCTGATTTATACATTCCGTTAATGGCTTATTTCACCTATGTGCTTCTGGCTGGTTTCTCATTGGGGCTTGCTGGAAAGTGAGAATTAGTCTTGTTATGATTTCAAGTTTTTTTGTGTCTCACTTTTGAATGAACAAGTctgattttagtttatttttgggCAAAGAAACTAAGTTCGAATTGATCTCATTTAAGTTTCACTGATGCAGGTTCAGCCCGGAAGCTTTAAGTTCACAATTCACAAAGGGACTGCTTGGTTGGTTCCTACAGATTCTTCTTCTTAAGGGATCATTATATTCGATAGGAAGCATAGAGGCGCCACTGTTAGACATTGTGGCATACTCCGGGTATCCTTTTGTAGGTATGTGTTTGGCAGTTCTTGGTAGAATCATATGGAGATATTCATACTACTATATGATGCTGTGGGCGTGCTTATGCATGGCTGTTTTTTCGGTCAAGACCATGAAGAGAGTCCTTTTTGCAGAAGCGAGGAGTTATGATACAAGCAAAAATCTATATCTCATACTTTTTATAGCACTTGCCCAGTTTCCATATTTCATCTGGCTAGGCAACATTGGGGTTTGAATTTGTGGCTGAACATTAAACAATCAAGATAACATAATTTTTTGCTTGTGAACAATCCTGTCATTGTTCATAATTTTGGTCTTTCTATTGTGGTAATATCTTAACCACCCCATCTCGTTCTCTGCAAATTCTAATGAACCGCCTAGTCTGTTAAATGTATAGTTTCTTGAATGACTAATGATGTTGTGACACATGAACTAACTTGTATATAAATGGGTTTCACTCTTTACCTGATATAATATGATCCATTGAGAAAAAGAAAGGATTACACTGCAGTAAAAACTGCTGAGGAAGAGAAATCTCACCTAATGACAGCATGCCAATTACAAAGCACAGTGTAAACACCCAAATATTATTATAGGGTAATGTGGAGACTAGTCCCAATACACAATACAATTATCTAGAGAATTCTATCTCTCTCTGGAAGGAatccctccttttataggcagAGCCTGACATCTAAATGTCGTACACGTGTACTCGACTACCTTACTTAGTAAGTCTTCTATTATCAACCGTACACATGTATTACAGCTGGGTTACTTGGGTTCTTCGAGGCACCCCGGTACTTGAGACAGCTCACCTATGCCGTGCCATCGGCAATAGTGACCCCGGCATTGTTAATGGTGATCTCGGTTGACACTCGGGGTTCCTATTACTGTCCTCGGGTTTGGTAAAATTCCCATGTTTACACACAGTACTCAAAGAATAGCCATGAAAATGTCAGAATCGGTAGTCCACTGTGCGTTAAACATTTAAAATCATCAATCATTAAGATCCATGTGCTTGTAGTTGCCAAGAAAAACCTGTTGTTTCGCTCAAATAGCACACCGATTCGCACAGGGAGTTCCATACACCATCTTGCATTTGCATAGACTAAGAGAAAAAAAAGTTCCAGACTTTTCTAGACTCAATGCAGTGCAAGAATAAATGTTTGTTCGGCTCAGGAGCTTGTTTAAGAGACACCCATTCACAATAATCCGACCCTTAACTCTGTCCAACATAGCACaaaagaccaaaataaaatatgtcCATCAAGCTAGAAACTTTTGATGTAGAGACAAGTGTTGGTGTTGAAATCActtgaaaaaacaaaagaaaaaaaagttctgTAAATTTGCTTTGAGTAATTATCTCGCAAGAAGGAATTTGATTAGAATGAAAGGGAGGGAAAAGATTAACAACATAAGGAAAGATATTGCCATATTGAAACAAGATACCAAAAATTTCTCGTAGCATTGGTTTTGCATACATTAAACTtacaaatcataattcaattactAGAAAATAACTCTTACAACTTAACTACAAGTAAAAAAAAGTTCTTAAGAAACATAAAAGAAGACCTAAAAATAAGTCCCGCCACTTCTCGTCTTGTGGTTTCTTTTGCTAATGAATCAGAACTCTTCTTCAACGTTGTTGACAAGTTCACATTCATCAATCCATTCGCTGTAGATATCAATAGGCTCTGTCAAGTGATTGATTTTAGTGCTGTAATGGGCATCACAGATACAACATACTGCTGTTCCAGTTCTAAGCTTCTTATCTATGACACATTCGACACCATACATATGATTACAGAACGGACAACAGAATACTTTATCAAGCTTCTCCAACAATCTCTTCTTTGGTTCTGGCTTTACTCTTGACTTCCTTCTTGCCATTATTCTCAAACTCTCAGATATATTTCCCAACTTAGATCAACACTCTGATTATTTCTTGAGCAAACAGATGTCTCTGCAACTTTCTCTTGCCGCTGTCCCAGATAGAAATTCTTGCTTTGCTTGTGTTAGAAATATAGATTTGTGATTGGCATGTAAGCCTAGGGCGTGTATTTATATAGGCCAGAGTGACTTGAAACCCAAGTTGTATCGCAATCTAGAAAGAACGGTTTTTTTGGGACctggttttttttggggaccatggtcttattaggccactaacctatccttaacctaacttatttaaaactaacctaataatcatatatatatatactaggtatcaccccggtctacggccggggctcaacctttttcgtTTTCGTTTTGTTGTTTGATCGGCTGGTCAGTATTCTACCAAAATCTTTTTTAGTCATTCGCAAAACTAATTATATTATAACGGTCAAACATCGAGCTTATAAGTTAGTTCGGACTTGCGTCCCTAGTatttgtggttgtgtcaaattagtcggggcttacagccccggccgtggtccattgaggataccatagtattttgttgatcgggtcaaattagccggggccgtGGTCCCTTGAGGATACTATAGTATTTTGTTGGTCATGTCAAATTAGCACCGTGACCCTTAAACATTCCctaatgttttgttggtcgggttgtgacacttaaatcttaaatctttaccatgttttttattttatttgttttttaaaaatagcttttagattagttgaggctaacttaaatttttttgagaaagttatggtacaaatcattatgcttattggatgattgaacgttcgatggaccagaatatatctggtgtatacga comes from Papaver somniferum cultivar HN1 chromosome 7, ASM357369v1, whole genome shotgun sequence and encodes:
- the LOC113292698 gene encoding protein YIF1B-like, with translation MYENSGGQSGGAPRSFNIPDPFEGTQFSGAQLMRAGLGAYGEQLLGTSSEYVQSNISGISRYFSESQYYFQVNDRYVRNKLKIILFPFFHRGYWTRITEPVGGRLSYKPPIHDINAPDLYIPLMAYFTYVLLAGFSLGLAGKFSPEALSSQFTKGLLGWFLQILLLKGSLYSIGSIEAPLLDIVAYSGYPFVGMCLAVLGRIIWRYSYYYMMLWACLCMAVFSVKTMKRVLFAEARSYDTSKNLYLILFIALAQFPYFIWLGNIGV
- the LOC113292584 gene encoding probable LRR receptor-like serine/threonine-protein kinase At5g45780, whose amino-acid sequence is MELSLPSMFLLLLLLPLVQASDSLLSPKGVNYEVAALISMKSKLRDSEDGWHVLDGWDINSVDPCTWNMVGCSSEGFVISLEMASKGLSGTLSPSIGNLSRLQTMLLQNNLLSGPIPPEIGKLSKLQTLDLSGNQLVGEIPSSLGSLTHLSYLRLSWNKLSGLIPQSVANLAGLSFLDLSFNNLPGPAPVILAKGYSVAGNSLLCASSLPQTCMNILKPVRENNLSQKASGQHRWLVPVVIGIGCLFVVSLVLIISWVYWIRWRVPFASYVQQDYEFGMGHLKRFSFRELRRATNNFSPKNILGHGGFGVVYKGCLRNKTLVAVKRLKDPNFTGDVQFQTEVEMIGLAFHRNLLRLYGFCMTSNERLLVCPYMPNGSVADRLRDPCHDKPSLDWSRRMQIALGAARGLFYLHEQCNPKIIHRDVKAANILLDESFEAVVGDFGLAKLLDERDSHVTTAVRGTVGHIAPEYLSTGQSSEKTDVFGFGILLLELITGQKALYAGNGQVQKGMILDWVRTLHEEKRLEVLVGKDLNGSFDSVMLETIVDVSLHCTLPHPNQRPKMSDVLKVLEGVTGPEIPDDDSSGTLYEGRDCSFSRNYSVLGESSFIIEAIELSGPR